The Candidatus Zixiibacteriota bacterium genome contains a region encoding:
- the rpoB gene encoding DNA-directed RNA polymerase subunit beta: MARKLSIERKNFGKIPSGCELPNLLDVQLKSYDDFLQGNVDPDKRARQGLQQIFQDIFPISDIRENYTLEFVSYQMGTRRYSIAECQERNMSYAAPLKAALRLVSREGEGEEKQVKDIIEQEVYLGELPTMTSRGTFVINGSERVIVSQLHRSPGVFFNEGIHPNGKHIFSARIIPYRGSWVEFTTDINDIMFVHIDSRRKIHATALLRAIGYSTNEEILDIFYDISKVSLAGKKAAELPGNFAAESVVNTETEETIVTAGETITEVILDKLKDVKHKKLKVLMVDEHREAYVIINTLAKDTTANREDALNKIYSLMRPGEPPTIEMAESLLEKLFFNEKRYDLGEVGRYMINQRLKLDIPLEHTTLDNKDFISIIKCLVALRNGHGFVDDIDHLGNRRARTVGELLSNLYSVGLSRVARNIRERMSLKDSDPQTPQTLVNARTVSSVIETFFGSSQLSQFMDQTNPLMELTHKRRLSALGPGGLTRERAGFEVRDVHHTHYGRLCPVETPEGPNIGLIVSLATYGRINKYGFIETPYRKFKNGKFTGDIKYLAADEEDRHIIAQANEPMDKNNRFVNEMIICRHRDDYPVVLAKEVEYMDVSPNQLVSVAASLIPFLEHDDANRALMGSNMQRQAVPLLRCTAPYVGTGMERKVATDTGVTVIAKRTGKAIYVDSQKVIVRPDVKSKPDELGYYEDDVYDLTKFQRSNQDTCINQHPVIEVGDAVEAGDLIADGPSTDAGELALGRNVLVAFMPWLGYNFEDAIILSERMIKDDVFTSIHIEEFELQVRDTKRGSEEITREIPNVSEEALLNLDENGIIRSGAEVEAGDILVGKVTPKGETELSPEERLLRAIFGEKAGDVRDASLKAPPGMRGIVVDTKVFSRKERTEEAKKYEKQNIANIKKEYNRLFQDIASYRNQRLGEILDGKTSGTVRSIVDNSVMIRAGHKYKKEDLADFDFDLIIAPDGFTNENAVNKRVDKIIGEASTLLANKRAEMEVEIDKVERGAELSPGVKQLVKVQVAIKRKISVGDKMAGRHGNKGVVSKIVPEEDMPYLEDGMPVDIILNPLGVPSRMNVGQLLETHLGAAAAKLNVHYATPVFDGASLSEIKDELKAAGIDEDGKAWLYDGRTGERFDNRITVGQIYMLKLSHLVDDKIHARSIGPYSLVTQQPLGGKAQFGGQRFGEMEVWALEAYGAAFTLQEMLTVKSDDVAGRSKIYESIVKGENPPEPGIPESFNVLVKELQALGLDVTLMEKTDPSGPK, encoded by the coding sequence TTGGCCAGGAAACTATCCATCGAAAGAAAGAACTTCGGCAAAATTCCCAGCGGTTGCGAATTGCCCAATCTGCTTGATGTACAGCTGAAGTCTTATGATGATTTTTTACAGGGCAATGTCGATCCCGATAAAAGAGCTCGCCAGGGATTACAGCAAATTTTTCAGGATATATTTCCTATTTCTGACATCCGGGAGAATTATACCCTGGAGTTTGTCAGCTATCAAATGGGTACCCGGAGGTATTCCATTGCCGAGTGTCAGGAACGGAATATGTCCTATGCCGCTCCGTTAAAGGCTGCCCTGCGTCTTGTCAGCCGCGAAGGCGAGGGAGAGGAAAAACAGGTTAAGGATATTATTGAGCAGGAAGTTTACCTGGGCGAACTGCCAACAATGACCAGCCGTGGAACTTTTGTTATTAACGGTTCAGAGAGAGTCATCGTTTCTCAATTGCATCGCTCTCCCGGTGTTTTCTTCAATGAAGGCATTCATCCCAATGGAAAGCATATATTTTCAGCGCGTATTATACCATATCGGGGCAGCTGGGTGGAATTTACGACCGACATTAATGACATCATGTTCGTGCATATTGACTCCCGCAGGAAAATTCACGCTACCGCTTTACTGCGCGCAATTGGATATTCCACAAATGAAGAAATACTCGATATCTTTTATGACATTTCCAAAGTAAGCCTGGCCGGGAAAAAGGCAGCCGAGCTTCCGGGGAATTTCGCGGCGGAGAGCGTTGTGAATACGGAAACCGAAGAAACTATTGTTACTGCCGGTGAGACGATTACCGAAGTGATTCTCGATAAATTGAAAGATGTTAAGCACAAGAAACTAAAAGTCTTAATGGTCGATGAACATCGGGAAGCCTACGTCATTATTAATACTCTGGCCAAAGACACCACCGCAAATCGGGAGGATGCTCTCAATAAGATTTATTCTCTGATGCGACCGGGGGAACCGCCGACGATAGAAATGGCCGAATCCTTATTGGAAAAACTGTTCTTTAATGAAAAGAGATACGATTTGGGCGAAGTCGGCCGATATATGATAAATCAACGACTCAAACTGGATATTCCTCTTGAGCATACGACTCTCGATAATAAGGATTTCATCAGCATTATCAAATGCCTGGTCGCTTTGCGCAATGGGCATGGATTCGTTGATGATATTGATCATTTGGGTAATCGCCGCGCCAGGACGGTCGGCGAATTATTGTCAAACCTGTATTCGGTGGGACTTTCCCGGGTTGCTCGCAATATCAGAGAACGAATGAGCCTGAAAGACTCTGACCCCCAGACTCCCCAGACGCTGGTCAATGCCCGTACTGTTTCATCGGTTATTGAGACATTCTTCGGATCTTCGCAGCTATCTCAATTTATGGATCAAACCAATCCTCTGATGGAATTGACTCATAAGAGAAGATTGTCGGCTCTGGGTCCGGGAGGTTTGACACGTGAGCGAGCCGGTTTTGAAGTCCGCGACGTGCACCATACGCATTATGGCCGATTGTGTCCGGTAGAAACTCCGGAAGGTCCGAATATCGGTCTGATAGTTTCCCTGGCGACTTATGGTCGGATTAACAAATACGGTTTTATCGAAACGCCCTATCGCAAATTCAAGAATGGAAAATTCACCGGCGATATTAAATATCTGGCGGCCGATGAGGAGGATCGTCATATTATCGCTCAGGCCAACGAACCGATGGATAAGAATAATCGGTTCGTAAATGAAATGATTATCTGCCGTCATCGGGATGACTATCCGGTCGTTCTCGCCAAAGAAGTTGAATATATGGACGTTAGTCCCAATCAGCTGGTCTCCGTGGCTGCGTCGCTGATACCATTTCTGGAACATGATGACGCTAACCGCGCTCTTATGGGTTCCAATATGCAACGTCAGGCGGTCCCGCTTTTGAGATGCACCGCTCCCTATGTCGGAACCGGAATGGAACGGAAGGTTGCCACTGACACGGGAGTAACTGTTATCGCTAAACGTACCGGTAAAGCGATTTATGTTGATTCCCAAAAAGTGATCGTTCGTCCTGACGTAAAATCCAAACCGGATGAACTGGGTTATTACGAGGACGATGTATATGATCTGACTAAGTTCCAGCGCTCGAATCAGGATACCTGCATAAATCAGCATCCCGTTATTGAGGTTGGGGATGCGGTGGAAGCAGGCGATCTAATCGCCGATGGTCCTTCTACCGACGCCGGCGAGTTGGCTTTGGGAAGGAATGTTCTGGTCGCTTTTATGCCCTGGCTGGGTTATAACTTTGAGGATGCTATTATTCTTTCGGAACGGATGATTAAAGATGATGTCTTTACATCAATTCATATTGAGGAATTCGAACTCCAGGTCAGAGATACCAAGCGGGGCTCCGAAGAGATTACTCGTGAAATCCCCAATGTATCCGAAGAAGCGCTTCTCAATCTGGATGAGAACGGTATTATCAGATCGGGCGCGGAAGTTGAAGCTGGAGATATTCTCGTTGGAAAAGTAACTCCTAAGGGCGAAACCGAACTATCTCCTGAAGAACGGCTTCTCAGGGCAATTTTCGGCGAAAAGGCGGGTGATGTCAGAGACGCTTCTCTCAAGGCGCCTCCCGGTATGCGGGGGATAGTCGTTGATACCAAGGTGTTTTCCCGCAAGGAAAGAACCGAAGAAGCCAAAAAATATGAAAAACAAAATATTGCCAATATAAAGAAAGAATACAATCGGCTTTTTCAGGATATCGCATCCTATCGTAATCAAAGGTTGGGTGAGATTTTGGATGGCAAGACATCCGGAACAGTGCGTTCAATTGTTGATAATTCCGTTATGATTCGGGCCGGACACAAGTACAAAAAAGAAGATCTTGCCGATTTTGATTTCGACCTAATAATCGCTCCGGATGGTTTTACAAACGAAAATGCCGTCAATAAGCGGGTGGATAAAATTATTGGTGAGGCGTCCACCTTACTGGCTAATAAACGCGCGGAAATGGAAGTTGAAATCGATAAAGTCGAGCGTGGCGCCGAATTGTCTCCTGGTGTCAAGCAATTGGTCAAAGTGCAGGTTGCCATAAAGCGTAAAATATCCGTGGGTGACAAGATGGCCGGACGTCACGGTAATAAGGGAGTCGTTTCAAAAATAGTACCGGAAGAGGATATGCCCTATCTCGAGGACGGCATGCCGGTCGATATTATCCTGAATCCGCTGGGCGTCCCTTCGCGTATGAACGTCGGGCAGCTATTGGAAACACATCTTGGAGCAGCTGCGGCTAAATTAAACGTTCATTACGCGACCCCGGTTTTTGACGGCGCCAGCCTGTCTGAGATTAAAGACGAATTAAAAGCGGCCGGTATTGATGAGGATGGCAAAGCCTGGCTCTATGATGGTCGTACCGGTGAGAGATTTGATAATCGAATTACGGTTGGCCAGATTTACATGCTTAAACTGTCGCATCTGGTCGATGATAAGATTCATGCCCGGAGTATTGGACCTTATTCGTTGGTAACGCAGCAGCCTTTGGGCGGAAAAGCACAGTTTGGCGGACAACGATTTGGCGAAATGGAAGTATGGGCTCTTGAAGCATACGGCGCCGCTTTCACGCTTCAGGAAATGCTGACCGTCAAATCTGATGATGTCGCCGGGCGTAGCAAGATTTATGAATCGATCGTCAAAGGGGAAAATCCTCCGGAACCGGGAATACCGGAGTCGTTTAATGTTTTGGTCAAGGAGCTGCAGGCTCTAGGACTCGACGTTACTTTGATGGAAAAAACTGACCCGAGCGGTCCCAAATAA
- the rpoC gene encoding DNA-directed RNA polymerase subunit beta', with product MQKKAPNFKAIQIRLASPETVLSWSYGEVTKPETINYRSFKPERDGLFCERIFGPVKDWECNCGKYKRIRFRGIVCDRCGVEVTQAKVRRERMGHIELAVPVSHIWYFKSLPSRIGHLIDLSVRELEKILYYESYIIIDPGNTPYKEGDIIPEEEYFELEEAGKEFEADMGAPAVIKLLEKIDLEDLAVTLRVQIKNETSVQRKKDSLKRLRVVEGFRHSGNRPEWMIMKVVPVIPPDLRPLVPLEGGRFATSDLNDLYRRVINRNNRLKKLIDIQAPEVILRNEKRMLQEAVDALFDNGRRTHSVRGDSKRPLRSLSDLLKGKQGRFRQNLLGKRVDYSGRSVIVVGPDLKLYECGLPKNMALELFKPFIIMKLEEKGYVQSVKSAKRLVERERPEVWDILEEIIEDHPVMLNRAPTLHRLGIQAFYPRLVEGKAIMLHPLVCAAFNADFDGDQMAVHVPLSLEAQLEARILMLSTNNILVPSSGRPIAIPSQDIVLGCYYLTKLRPKAKGEGKIFYDENEALSAHDENFIDTHAKIKVRMDGQLVETSVGRIIFNQVVPDKLGYFNDTATKAKIEELVSQSYQTVGQTETVYFLDNLKDLGFRWATRSGATVSIDDLIIPKQKNDLIKTAEKEVNKIQKRYMRGVITNGERYNQIIDTWTRTSTTVAEVMFDNLAADQDGFNPVYMMADSGARGSKEQIRQLAGMRGLMAKPQKKITGGVGEIIENPITANFREGLSVMEYFISTHGSRKGLADTALKTADAGYLTRRLVDVAQDVIISEYDCETILGLDVTALKEGEEVIESLADRILGRVILEDVIDPVTEEVILEAGNEVKEEDAQRIEEAGVESVNIRSVLTCESERGACASCYGRNLGTKKMIDIGEAVGVIAAQSIGEPGTQLTLRTFHIGGTAEQIAGQSQAKSKHDGFVKFNNVQTISRSDRVKVVKNRNGEIQIVDKNGRGLGRYVVPYGAELALGDGDEIEKNGILFEWDPYSNVIITEIGGTVKYKDIIPDISLKEEIDETTGQIQPIIIDTKEKTLFPAITILDPKGKIKANYRIPTGANLRVVDREKVTRGMVLVKIAREISKTRDITGGLPRVAELFEARRPHDPAVISEIDGTTKFGKIVRGQQQIFVEGDVGETEEYLIPHGKHLHVHDGDRVMAGERLCEGSIDPHDILQIKGVGAVQEYLVNEIQEVYRLQGVKINDKHIEVIVRQMLQKVRAEEIGDTTFLEGEQVDRAKFMEENNRVIAEGGEPATFEPLLLGITKASLSTESFISAASFQETTRVLTEAAVTGKTDTLQGLKENVIIGQLIPAGTGVEKYRSVRIEAEDEPLDELLEEESESDDSMLSDIFHKNA from the coding sequence ATGCAAAAAAAAGCTCCAAACTTTAAGGCCATCCAGATAAGACTGGCCTCTCCCGAGACGGTTCTATCCTGGTCTTACGGTGAAGTAACCAAGCCGGAAACCATTAACTATCGCTCATTCAAGCCGGAACGAGACGGTTTGTTTTGTGAGCGTATTTTTGGACCGGTAAAAGATTGGGAATGCAACTGCGGAAAATATAAACGGATTCGTTTCCGCGGGATAGTTTGCGACCGTTGCGGGGTCGAAGTTACCCAGGCTAAAGTGCGCCGTGAAAGAATGGGCCATATCGAATTGGCCGTGCCGGTTTCGCATATATGGTATTTCAAATCGCTGCCTTCTCGAATCGGTCATCTGATTGACTTATCGGTCCGCGAACTTGAAAAGATTCTCTATTACGAATCATATATCATCATTGATCCGGGAAATACTCCTTATAAGGAAGGAGATATCATACCGGAAGAAGAGTATTTTGAACTCGAAGAAGCCGGGAAGGAATTTGAAGCTGATATGGGCGCCCCGGCGGTTATTAAACTGCTTGAGAAAATTGATTTGGAAGATTTGGCGGTTACTTTAAGAGTGCAGATAAAAAATGAAACGTCGGTCCAGCGAAAAAAAGATAGCTTAAAACGGCTCCGAGTCGTTGAGGGATTTCGTCATTCGGGAAATCGTCCGGAATGGATGATAATGAAGGTTGTTCCAGTCATTCCTCCCGATCTTCGCCCGCTTGTTCCTCTCGAAGGGGGACGATTCGCGACTTCCGATTTGAATGATTTGTATCGCCGGGTTATTAACCGCAATAATCGACTCAAAAAGCTTATTGATATTCAGGCTCCGGAAGTAATTTTGAGAAACGAAAAAAGAATGCTTCAGGAAGCCGTCGATGCCTTGTTTGATAATGGCCGCAGAACGCATTCCGTCCGTGGTGACTCCAAGCGCCCCTTGCGTTCTTTGTCTGATTTATTAAAGGGAAAACAGGGTCGATTCCGCCAGAATCTTCTGGGTAAACGAGTTGATTATTCGGGACGTTCGGTAATCGTTGTCGGTCCGGACCTGAAGCTATATGAATGCGGACTGCCCAAGAATATGGCTCTGGAGTTATTCAAGCCTTTCATCATTATGAAGCTTGAAGAAAAAGGGTACGTGCAATCGGTCAAATCGGCCAAGCGTTTGGTCGAGCGCGAAAGGCCTGAAGTTTGGGATATCCTGGAAGAAATCATTGAAGATCATCCGGTCATGCTCAATCGCGCTCCAACCCTGCACCGTCTGGGAATTCAAGCCTTCTATCCTCGACTGGTCGAGGGCAAAGCGATTATGCTACATCCGCTAGTTTGCGCCGCTTTCAACGCTGACTTTGACGGCGACCAGATGGCGGTACACGTCCCGTTATCACTTGAAGCCCAGTTGGAAGCCCGAATCCTGATGTTGTCAACCAATAATATTCTCGTGCCATCGTCCGGACGTCCGATCGCTATTCCTTCGCAGGATATTGTTTTGGGATGCTATTATTTGACCAAGTTGCGTCCAAAGGCCAAGGGTGAAGGAAAGATTTTTTACGATGAGAATGAAGCTCTGTCGGCTCATGATGAAAACTTTATCGATACGCACGCCAAAATAAAAGTGCGGATGGATGGTCAATTAGTGGAAACTTCGGTCGGCCGCATCATTTTCAATCAGGTTGTTCCGGATAAACTAGGGTATTTTAATGACACCGCCACAAAGGCCAAGATTGAAGAACTCGTTTCACAATCATATCAGACTGTCGGACAAACCGAAACGGTGTATTTCCTGGATAATCTAAAAGATCTCGGTTTTCGTTGGGCAACTCGTTCCGGAGCAACTGTCTCAATCGACGATTTGATTATCCCCAAGCAAAAAAATGATCTGATTAAAACGGCTGAAAAGGAAGTCAATAAAATTCAGAAAAGATATATGCGCGGCGTAATTACCAACGGTGAAAGGTATAATCAGATTATTGATACCTGGACCCGCACCTCGACTACTGTCGCGGAAGTGATGTTTGATAATCTGGCGGCCGACCAGGACGGCTTTAATCCGGTCTATATGATGGCCGATTCCGGGGCAAGAGGCTCCAAAGAGCAGATTCGTCAGCTGGCCGGAATGCGCGGACTTATGGCCAAGCCGCAGAAGAAAATCACCGGTGGCGTTGGAGAAATCATTGAAAACCCGATTACGGCGAATTTCCGCGAAGGTCTGTCGGTGATGGAGTATTTTATCTCTACTCACGGTTCTCGAAAAGGTTTGGCCGATACCGCGCTGAAAACCGCCGACGCGGGATATCTTACCCGCCGGCTGGTCGATGTCGCTCAGGATGTCATCATTAGCGAATATGACTGCGAGACCATTCTTGGGCTTGACGTTACCGCACTTAAGGAGGGTGAAGAAGTCATCGAGTCCTTGGCCGATCGAATTTTAGGTCGAGTCATTCTCGAAGATGTTATCGATCCGGTTACCGAAGAAGTTATCCTTGAGGCCGGAAATGAAGTCAAGGAAGAAGACGCTCAAAGGATTGAAGAGGCGGGCGTTGAGTCGGTGAATATTCGTTCCGTCCTGACCTGCGAATCCGAGCGGGGCGCCTGTGCAAGCTGTTATGGAAGAAATCTCGGCACAAAAAAGATGATTGATATTGGGGAAGCTGTTGGAGTAATCGCGGCCCAGTCAATTGGTGAACCGGGCACGCAGTTAACTTTGAGAACCTTCCATATCGGTGGAACGGCTGAACAGATCGCCGGTCAATCTCAGGCAAAATCAAAACATGATGGCTTCGTCAAGTTTAATAATGTGCAGACAATATCTCGGAGTGACAGAGTTAAAGTCGTCAAGAATAGAAACGGTGAAATTCAAATCGTCGATAAGAATGGCAGGGGCTTGGGACGCTACGTTGTACCGTACGGTGCGGAATTGGCTCTTGGTGACGGTGATGAAATTGAGAAAAACGGAATCCTTTTTGAGTGGGATCCCTATTCAAACGTTATTATTACGGAAATCGGCGGGACCGTTAAATATAAGGATATCATTCCGGATATTTCCCTTAAAGAAGAAATTGACGAAACAACCGGTCAAATCCAGCCGATCATCATCGACACCAAAGAAAAAACACTTTTCCCGGCTATTACCATTTTAGATCCCAAGGGCAAAATTAAGGCCAATTATCGAATACCGACTGGCGCTAACTTGAGAGTCGTCGATCGCGAAAAAGTGACTCGAGGTATGGTCTTGGTGAAAATTGCCCGCGAAATTTCCAAAACTCGGGATATCACCGGTGGCTTGCCGAGGGTGGCCGAGCTGTTTGAGGCTCGTCGTCCCCACGACCCGGCGGTAATCTCCGAAATTGACGGCACTACAAAATTCGGTAAAATTGTCCGCGGTCAGCAGCAAATTTTTGTAGAAGGTGACGTTGGCGAAACCGAAGAATACCTGATTCCTCACGGAAAGCACCTGCATGTTCATGATGGTGATCGCGTCATGGCCGGTGAAAGGCTCTGTGAAGGCTCGATTGATCCGCATGATATTTTGCAGATTAAGGGCGTCGGCGCGGTGCAGGAATACCTGGTTAACGAAATTCAGGAGGTTTATCGACTCCAGGGCGTGAAGATTAATGATAAGCATATCGAGGTTATTGTCCGCCAAATGCTGCAGAAAGTTCGTGCCGAGGAAATCGGCGATACGACTTTCCTTGAAGGAGAGCAGGTAGATCGCGCCAAGTTCATGGAAGAAAATAACCGGGTAATCGCCGAGGGCGGAGAGCCGGCCACGTTTGAACCGTTGCTTCTGGGTATTACCAAGGCTTCTCTGTCGACCGAGAGCTTTATCTCGGCGGCATCGTTCCAGGAGACAACTCGAGTGCTGACCGAAGCCGCCGTGACCGGAAAAACCGATACCCTGCAGGGATTGAAAGAAAATGTAATTATCGGCCAGCTGATACCGGCCGGTACCGGTGTAGAGAAATACAGGAGTGTCCGGATTGAAGCTGAGGATGAACCCCTGGATGAATTGTTGGAGGAAGAATCTGAATCCGATGATTCAATGTTGAGCGATATTTTTCATAAAAACGCTTGA